One genomic segment of Gottschalkia acidurici 9a includes these proteins:
- a CDS encoding DUF6485 family protein encodes MLILLKGVIMENQKHFCTCSDLSCKLNPHNHSNGCDLCIKKNLKAREIPGCFLKLVNNDTSKLKEFTIEKFVDFFNQNK; translated from the coding sequence ATGCTAATACTATTAAAAGGAGTAATTATGGAAAATCAAAAACATTTTTGTACTTGTAGTGACTTAAGTTGTAAACTAAACCCTCATAACCATTCCAATGGATGTGACCTCTGTATAAAAAAGAATCTTAAAGCTAGAGAAATTCCAGGTTGTTTTTTAAAATTAGTTAATAATGATACATCAAAGCTTAAAGAATTCACTATTGAAAAATTTGTTGATTTCTTTAATCAAAATAAGTAA